In the Drosophila biarmipes strain raj3 chromosome X, RU_DBia_V1.1, whole genome shotgun sequence genome, one interval contains:
- the LOC108033020 gene encoding uncharacterized protein LOC108033020 isoform X2, which translates to MRHPTALISLILGLVLVTLVHAAPVEVVYTGEGCACPTQLGYQLNVPNPAKPKKYVGGEYGYRVEKPVQTKAKISYSFDFTVEQPRTPAPPKTNPSKLYAKVDRITVNKADCQAKNKSTCGCSSCSSQKPSCGADAGYGY; encoded by the exons ATGCGACACCCAACAGCTCTGATTAGCTTGATTCTGGGCCTGGTCCTCGTCACCCTGGTCCACGCCGCTCCCGTGGAGGTCGTCTACACGGGCGAGGGCTGCGCCTGCCCCACCCAGCTGGGTTACCAACTGAATGTGCCCAATCCCGCCAAGCCCAAGAAGTATGTGGGTGGCGAGTACGGATATCGGGTGGAGAAGCCCGTCCAGACCAAGGCCAAGATCAGCTACAGCTTCGACTTCACCGTGGAGCAGCCCAGGACACCGGCTCCGCCCAAGACCAACCCCTCCAAGCTGTACGCCAAGGTGGACCGGATCACGGTCAACAAAGCGG ATTGCCAGGCCAAGAACAAATCGACATGCGGCTGCTCGAGTTGCTCCAGTCAAAAACCCAG